A window from Kluyveromyces lactis strain NRRL Y-1140 chromosome E complete sequence encodes these proteins:
- a CDS encoding uncharacterized protein (conserved hypothetical protein): MSFQSFIKTPTEDTVVPQAPPTEQYPQGVNYLNLFSQKGKLTVITGGAGAIGGALCEGFASCGSDVIILDRTFQPELSVHLSKTYGIESKSYQVDITNADDVKFVFERILEDFPGRAINTFIANAGIAWTNGSILNDGSTPEMWRRVMDVNVQGTYHCSRYAAEVFKNQGHGNLILTASMSSYISNVPNYQTCYNASKAAVRHMAKGFAVEFSGLTSPAGKIRCNSVSPGYTDTLLSSFVPTEQRAHWWGLTPVGREALPQELVGAYLYLASDAASYTNGCDIQVDGGYTCV, translated from the coding sequence ATGTCATTCCAAAGTTTCATCAAGACTCCAACTGAAGACACCGTCGTTCCACAAGCTCCTCCAACGGAACAGTACCCACAAGGTGTCAATTACCTCAATTTGTTCAGTCAAAAGGGCAAATTGACCGTTATTACTGGTGGTGCTGGTGCCATTGGTGGCGCTCTATGTGAGGGTTTCGCTTCTTGTGGTTCAGATGTCATTATTTTGGACAGAACCTTCCAACCAGAACTTTCCGTCCATTTGAGCAAGACTTACGGGATTGAATCCAAGTCATACCAAGTAGATATTACCAACGCTGACGACGTTAAATTtgtctttgaaagaatcttgGAAGATTTCCCAGGTCGTGCAATTAACACATTCATTGCTAACGCAGGTATTGCCTGGACTAACGGTTCTATCTTGAACGATGGTTCCACCCCAGAAATGTGGCGCAGAGTCATGGACGTTAACGTCCAAGGTACTTACCACTGTAGCAGGTACGCTGCTGAAGTATTCAAGAACCAAGGCCACGGTAATTTGATCTTGACTGCTTCTATGTCTAGTTACATCAGTAACGTTCCAAACTACCAAACCTGTTACAACGCTTCTAAAGCTGCAGTAAGACACATGGCCAAGGGTTTCGCCGTCGAATTCTCTGGTTTGACCTCTCCAGCTGGTAAGATCAGATGTAACTCTGTATCACCAGGTTACACTGATACTCTGCTATCCTCCTTCGTTCCTACTGAACAACGTGCTCACTGGTGGGGTCTAACACCAGTGGGTCGTGAAGCTTTGCCACAAGAATTGGTCGGTGCTTACTTATACTTGGCTTCCGATGCTGCTTCTTACACCAACGGTTGTGATATCCAAGTTGACGGTGGTTATACCTGTGTTTGA
- the POL32 gene encoding DNA polymerase delta subunit POL32 (weakly similar to uniprot|P47110 Saccharomyces cerevisiae YJR043C POL32 Third subunit of DNA polymerase delta involved in chromosomal DNA replication required for error-prone DNA synthesis in the presence of DNA damage and processivity interacts with Pol31p PCNA (Pol30p) and Pol1p): MVTAIENFITQKLINDCKPVTFLDLCDEFSINVNKAKNEMVQYYSTTRHESIQCIVVCVLKHNVIQMITDPEKLPEKEDIKDFFIYAFNPLETIDLTNRERTHVTIKNPYKLHNQNGTRPQTSDGIGSVINITTQDVTQKMVAGPKKKSEAEPVVTKQRAKTFPEVAVTKPKKPTKSMGLKSTELLARMRREREEKEKNRQEELERRKHQQQDKNHVVVSQEKQKQLDQLASMFDDDDDDDLAQFDKNSKKRDKKEESEEEAEVNHPVAIESVPSQESQPVNLDRTVTNLEELLDTTVDESLMELSQPEKEKEKEKEEPVHESKEQTTYIDEDGYMVTKRPATETKKPPKPVKSAKTAEPSKKPATPVEKKKARSSQRTLESFFGKKKG, encoded by the coding sequence ATGGTAACAGCGATAGAGAATTTTATCACGCAGAAACTCATCAATGACTGTAAACCTGTAACATTTTTAGACTTGTGCGATGAGTTTTCGATAAATGTGAACAAAGCAAAGAATGAGATGGTACAGTACTATAGCACTACGAGACATGAGTCGATCCAATGCATTGTAGTATGTGTTTTGAAGCACAATGTAATACAAATGATTACGGATCCCGAGAAACTACCGGAAAAGGAAGACATAAAggatttcttcatctatGCGTTCAACCCACTGGAAACTATTGATTTGACaaatagagaaagaacaCACGTTACGATCAAGAACCCCTACAAGCTGCACAATCAAAATGGCACACGGCCCCAGACAAGCGATGGTATTGGAAGTGTAATTAACATAACCACCCAAGATGTGACTCAAAAAATGGTGGCCGGCCCCAAGAAAAAGTCTGAGGCAGAACCGGTCGTAACGAAGCAACGGGCAAAGACGTTCCCAGAAGTTGCTGTTACAAAACCTAAGAAACCAACTAAGAGTATGGGTCTAAAATCTACTGAACTTCTGGCCAGAatgagaagagaaagagaggagaaggagaagaaCAGACAAGAGGAATTGGAAAGGAGGAAGCACCAGCAGCAGGATAAAAATCACGTCGTGGTAAGCcaagagaaacaaaaacaattgGACCAACTGGCCTCGATGtttgacgatgatgatgacgatgatttAGCCCAATTCGATAAAAATTCTAAAAAGCGTGATAAGAAAGAGGAAAGCGAAGAAGAGGCTGAAGTAAACCACCCTGTAGCGATAGAATCAGTACCTTCACAAGAATCACAACCAGTAAATCTAGACCGCACTGTCACAAACTTAGAAGAACTACTTGACACGACGGTAGACGAATCCTTAATGGAACTATCTCAAccagaaaaggaaaaggaaaaggaaaaagaagagcCAGTCCACGAATCGAAAGAACAGACCACATATATAGACGAAGATGGATACATGGTTACTAAGAGACCAGCTACAGAAACGAAGAAACCACCAAAGCCTGTGAAATCAGCGAAAACGGCAGAACCGTCAAAGAAACCAGCAACACCAGTCgagaaaaagaaggctCGCTCCAGTCAACGTACACTTGAGAGTTTTTTCGGTAAGAAAAAGGGATGA
- the VMA3 gene encoding H(+)-transporting V0 sector ATPase subunit c (similar to uniprot|P25515 Saccharomyces cerevisiae YEL027W CUP5 Proteolipid subunit of the vacuolar H()-ATPase V0 sector required for vacuolar acidification and important for copper and iron metal ion homeostasis): MSDLCPVYAPFFGAIGCAAAIIFTSFGAAYGTAKSGVGICATCVLRPDLLFKNIVPVIMAGIIAIYGLVVSVLVCYSLGQKQALYTGFIQLGAGLSVGLSGLAAGFAIGIVGDAGVRGTAQQPRLFVGMILILIFAEVLGLYGLIVALLLNSRATQDVVC, from the coding sequence ATGAGTGATTTGTGTCCAGTGTATGCTCCATTCTTTGGTGCCATCGGTTGTGCTGCAGCCATTATTTTCACCTCTTTCGGTGCTGCTTACGGTACTGCCAAGTCAGGTGTCGGTATTTGTGCGACATGTGTCTTGAGACCAGATCTATTGTTCAAGAATATTGTTCCGGTTATTATGGCTGGTATCATTGCCATTTACGGTTTAgttgtttctgttttggTGTGTTACTCTTTGGGCCAAAAGCAAGCTTTATACACTGGGTTCATCCAATTAGGTGCTGGTTTGTCTGTTGGGTTAAGTGGTCTAGCTGCTGGTTTCGCCATTGGTATTGTTGGTGATGCAGGTGTTAGAGGTACTGCTCAACAACCAAGATTATTCGTTGGTAtgattttgatcttgatTTTCGCTGAAGTTTTGGGTTTGTACGGTTTGATTGTTGCCCTATTGTTGAACTCTAGAGCTACTCAAGATGTCGTTTGTTAA
- the NUP85 gene encoding Nup85p (similar to uniprot|P46673 Saccharomyces cerevisiae YJR042W NUP85 Subunit of the Nup84p subcomplex of the nuclear pore complex (NPC) required for assembly of the subcomplex and also for formation of the nucleocytoplasmic Gsp1p concentration gradient that plays a role in nuclear trafficking): protein MANDEFADTQDLLMDVDNLDFLDEEGISNESDDDINLTINVDPVSNAPMVNFPIEQPSAKELRFKYNNVSSRSLAFDNSTKDNKLYPVRFLHLDESKEFAQYVSKLFELYQGLGEHRKNDVPTIGLIKQTSRLEHFSIVNLAFHALVTELEFYIESIKYTNKLQRIGDLEECLSILNCLKTIYFLTDSPEYKQEDLLESLINWVNRSDGEPSELVIQKIFDETLLTRRKVYEQSDFWDLTAQLLLRGLWSQSIQCIQNSQLLEHGNETVGVFVTDLITIIESYPLHSENLFREWKNSVLQLMTNWDEQEVEPEIKKNLMNIFMILSGSKNKICEFSQYWYESYCGLMLYYIPTLELSQEYGQLATKHNAIDVCNNWETPCYHIINDKVADVLPILESLDLATAAFVAVLCEAKGIIKTDFYEIFAHKSGLNSELAFENEPTIGEFLIRQVALSLCSYDDKTLWPVSVGLISLSSDSGDSSKRAILAELLPHFPYTTNDDIEWLLSVCAKWRLPDVAKTIYKILGQDTLYQNNIVEAMSNFSKAGEYEWVKHYSWMIFEASILQGGPLDDITINSIVNGDTDSFNIPKDLLNSMVTDVMRQTLSPYAVLYEFHKLAENNETEKAMNHMIQLISFPYMPEQYCILLLAKFFYPMFLKTTETALDESQIFTILKTLEKIKLNDSCVALYSQLRNDDNSTCSNLPESVDSFIQDVRKTLNYKICQSFM, encoded by the coding sequence ATGGCTAACGATGAATTCGCCGACACACAGGACCTATTAATGGATGTCGATAACCTAGACTTTTTGGACGAAGAAGGTATCAGCAATGaaagtgatgatgatattaaTCTAACAATCAATGTTGACCCTGTCAGCAATGCACCAATGGTGAACTTCCCTATTGAGCAACCCTCGGCCAAAGAATTACGCTTCAAATACAACAACGTTTCGTCCCGAAGCCTTGCTTTTGATAACTCTACGAAAGATAATAAACTATATCCTGTAAGATTTCTACATTTAGATGAATCTAAAGAATTTGCCCAATATGtatcaaaactttttgaGTTGTATCAGGGATTAGGAGAACATCGCAAGAACGATGTACCGACCATAGGGCTAATAAAACAAACTTCAAGACTCGAACACTTCTCGATAGTTAATTTAGCATTTCATGCCTTGGTTACAGAACTAGAGTTCTACATTGAATCCATCAAATACACGAATAAGCTGCAACGAATTGGAGATCTTGAGGAATGTTTGAGCATACTAAATTGCTTGAAGACAATTTACTTTTTAACTGACTCTCCGGAATACAAACAAGAGGACCTTCTAGAGtctttgatcaattggGTGAACAGATCAGATGGTGAACCAAGTGAGCTGGttattcaaaagatctttGATGAAACCCTTCTGACGCGAAGAAAAGTCTATGAACAATCTGATTTTTGGGACCTAACGGCACAGCTTCTTTTGAGAGGCTTATGGTCTCAGAGTATCCAATGCATTCAAAATTCTCAACTGCTGGAACATGGAAATGAAACAGTGGGAGTATTTGTCACTGATTTGATTACAATCATTGAGAGTTACCCACTTCATTCTGAAAATTTATTCCGTGAATGGAAGAATAGCGTACTCCAATTAATGACAAATTGGGATGAACAAGAGGTTGAACctgaaatcaagaagaatttgatgaacATCTTCATGATTTTAAGTGGTTCtaaaaataaaatctgTGAATTCTCACAGTATTGGTACGAATCGTACTGTGGATTGATGTTGTACTATATACCAACTTTGGAATTGAGTCAAGAATATGGACAATTAGCTACTAAACATAATGCCATCGATGTTTGCAATAACTGGGAAACGCCGTGTTATCACATTATCAATGACAAAGTTGCTGATGTGTTACCGATTCTTGAATCCTTAGACCTTGCAACTGCTGCTTTTGTAGCGGTATTGTGCGAAGCTAAAGGAATTATAAAAACTGACTTCTACGAAATTTTTGCTCATAAAAGTGGATTGAACTCAGAACTTGcatttgaaaatgaaccaACCATTGGAGAATTTTTAATTCGCCAAGTTGCTCTTTCTTTATGCTCGTATGATGATAAAACGCTGTGGCCAGTTTCAGTGGGattaatttctttatcttcaGATTCAGGTGACTCTTCTAAAAGAGCAATCTTAGCAGAACTATTACCACACTTTCCATATACTAcaaatgatgatattgaatgGCTTCTTTCGGTATGCGCTAAGTGGAGGTTGCCGGATGTGGCTAAGACTATTTATAAGATCTTGGGACAGGATACACTATACCAGAATAATATTGTGGAAGCAATGAGCAATTTTAGTAAAGCTGGAGAATATGAGTGGGTCAAACATTATTCATGGATGATCTTTGAAGCCAGTATCCTACAAGGGGGGCCATTGGATGATATTACTATAAATTCTATTGTCAATGGGGATACAGACTCTTTCAATATTCCGAAAGATTTGCTAAACAGTATGGTAACTGACGTAATGAGACAGACTCTATCTCCATATGCTGTTTTGTATGAATTCCACAAACTTGCcgaaaataatgaaacGGAGAAAGCGATGAACCATatgattcaattgattaGTTTCCCATACATGCCAGAGCAATATTGTATTTTATTGCTGGCCAAATTCTTCTACCCAATGTTTTTAAAGACAACAGAGACAGCTTTAGATGAATCACAGATTTTTACAATACTGAAGACTTTGGAAAAAATCAAGCTAAACGATTCTTGTGTTGCACTATATTCACAATTAAGGAATGACGACAACTCGACATGCAGCAACTTACCTGAATCTGTTGACTCGTTCATTCAAGATGTAAGGAAGACTTTAAATTATAAAATATGTCAATCTTTCATGTAG